Proteins from a single region of Apium graveolens cultivar Ventura chromosome 7, ASM990537v1, whole genome shotgun sequence:
- the LOC141670619 gene encoding uncharacterized protein LOC141670619, with translation MATSRFKELFKKYGKVALGVHLSVSAASVTSLYVAVKSNVDVESVFERFGIGVAKEDEQVGGENMSDSGEVKKRNRTAELAASSGGALAVALLCNKALFPVRVPITLALTPPISRFLARRRLLKGGV, from the coding sequence ATGGCAACATCAAGATTTAAAGAGCTTTTCAAAAAATACGGCAAAGTAGCACTAGGCGTCCATCTCTCCGTCTCAGCAGCTTCAGTTACCTCTCTTTATGTAGCGGTTAAGAGCAACGTTGATGTTGAATCGGTGTTCGAGCGTTTCGGTATCGGTGTTGCCAAAGAAGATGAGCAAGTGGGTGGTGAGAATATGAGTGATTCTGGTGAAGTTAAGAAGAGGAATAGAACAGCTGAATTGGCTGCCTCTAGTGGCGGAGCGCTTGCTGTGGCGCTGTTGTGTAATAAGGCTTTGTTTCCGGTGCGTGTTCCCATTACGCTTGCGCTTACGCCTCCTATCTCGCGGTTTTTGGCTAGGCGTCGGCTTCTTAAAGGAGGTGTATGA